A portion of the Leptospira kanakyensis genome contains these proteins:
- the motB gene encoding flagellar motor protein MotB, producing the protein MAKKEKCPECIQKVPEFMATYGDMVTLLLCFFILLYTTGKTDAKEMQIILSAFKSTTGFFTGGQTLSKGSLEEMGMQIESLPSQVVGRNLSKAKKDAHEVFKPEVEAGKVRISENERGLVISLVGADYFYPGSAILTPSIRETLRKAAGLIKGLERFVRVEGHSDDDAVNPVNRPGREEREYINNWDLAGARAVNATVFMINSEEIEPSWFQAVSFGSYRPLVLENEGTPEAKAFNRRVDIIILTEKSTKRAPGESKYGLPDTRLPNTETNVEGEF; encoded by the coding sequence ATGGCTAAAAAAGAAAAATGTCCTGAGTGCATCCAGAAAGTTCCCGAGTTCATGGCGACTTATGGGGACATGGTAACACTTCTCCTTTGTTTCTTTATCCTTTTGTATACAACGGGTAAAACAGATGCAAAGGAGATGCAGATCATTCTATCTGCATTCAAATCCACAACAGGATTTTTCACCGGCGGACAAACTCTTTCTAAAGGTTCTTTGGAAGAAATGGGAATGCAAATTGAATCGTTACCATCCCAAGTGGTTGGACGTAACCTTTCCAAAGCAAAAAAAGATGCTCATGAAGTATTTAAACCAGAAGTAGAAGCAGGAAAGGTTCGGATTTCCGAAAACGAAAGAGGGCTTGTGATTTCTCTTGTGGGTGCTGATTATTTTTATCCAGGTTCAGCCATCCTAACGCCTTCTATCCGTGAAACTTTACGAAAAGCAGCTGGTCTTATCAAAGGACTCGAACGATTTGTTCGTGTAGAAGGACATAGTGATGACGATGCAGTCAATCCTGTAAACCGTCCCGGTCGTGAAGAACGTGAATATATCAATAACTGGGATTTGGCGGGAGCAAGAGCAGTGAATGCTACCGTTTTTATGATCAATTCTGAAGAAATTGAACCAAGTTGGTTCCAAGCCGTTAGTTTTGGATCCTATAGACCTCTAGTATTGGAAAATGAAGGTACACCAGAAGCGAAAGCTTTTAATAGAAGGGTAGATATCATCATTCTTACTGAGAAGTCTACCAAACGTGCGCCAGGGGAAAGTAAATATGGACTACCTGACACTCGTTTGCCGAACACTGAAACAAATGTAGAAGGAGAATTTTAA
- a CDS encoding motility protein A, whose amino-acid sequence MDIATVIGLALGLALMLLGVVSGGLALTDLIDIPSVMITFGGAAAATIISFPWTSTIGVGAVTKKAFQNPPSDLPGLITTLVSFSEKARREGLLALEDDINELPEEFLKKGIQLVVDGTDPELVRNIMETEIGNTATRHAYGRSWWDAYAGFAPGFGMLGTLVGLVGMLKNLGGGDASAIGQGMATALITTLYGSLAQNLFAAPIVRKLTRRSEDELVIKQVMVEGTLSIQSGDNPRIVKEKLASFLTPAERTALKDDGD is encoded by the coding sequence ATGGATATAGCTACAGTCATTGGTTTGGCCTTAGGATTGGCCTTGATGTTACTTGGGGTGGTTTCGGGGGGTCTTGCATTAACAGACCTTATCGATATTCCCTCGGTGATGATTACATTTGGTGGGGCCGCTGCCGCCACGATCATTTCTTTTCCTTGGACCTCTACCATTGGGGTGGGAGCTGTTACCAAAAAAGCCTTCCAAAATCCTCCCTCCGATTTACCAGGACTCATTACGACACTCGTTAGTTTTTCTGAAAAAGCCCGTCGTGAAGGTTTACTTGCCTTAGAAGATGATATCAATGAACTTCCGGAAGAATTTTTAAAGAAGGGAATCCAACTCGTAGTGGATGGAACCGATCCCGAACTGGTTCGAAATATTATGGAAACCGAAATTGGGAACACGGCCACAAGGCATGCGTACGGTCGTTCCTGGTGGGATGCTTACGCTGGTTTTGCGCCAGGGTTCGGGATGCTTGGGACCCTTGTGGGTCTTGTGGGGATGTTAAAGAACTTAGGTGGTGGGGATGCGAGTGCCATTGGACAAGGTATGGCGACGGCCCTAATTACAACATTATACGGATCACTTGCACAGAACTTATTTGCTGCACCGATTGTGAGAAAACTAACACGCCGCTCTGAAGATGAACTTGTGATCAAACAAGTCATGGTAGAAGGTACTTTATCCATTCAATCAGGGGATAACCCACGAATTGTAAAAGAGAAACTTGCGAGTTTCTTAACTCCTGCAGAACGAACTGCACTGAAAGACGACGGAGATTAA
- a CDS encoding TolC family protein: MIRRLNQSLLAFLCPFGMFFAFVIEADPTRDPFESLHGPNIYSQDYINQQPGVLTLGELLKSVEKSYPLVLAAEKLLTEAEYNYLAAEGAFDLQFKSMGTTKPMGYYTNNAADAVFEKPTPLGGTSFFAGYRIGRGTFPVYDGRRETNDHGEVRAGAIFPLMRNREIDKNRADIKKADLDRRLAELSIQKLKIEVTKEATRRYWKWVASGQEYLVNKDLLAIAKNRQDQISQRIKLGDIPKMEGTENDRAILQRESQFVSAEREMQKAAIDLSLFLRAPDGNLILPTTNRLPIGFPKPIDYKKVELEKSIKLAWKFRPELQDFEFKRDKVRVDQDMGYNSLKPQVDLVVAGSQDFGPGSVTKAKPELEASLILNIPIQTKRPRGLIGAAEAKIAQLDQELQFSKDKIKTEVQDSISEVIASAKRVTVTQNEVELARKLEEMERERFALGDSTLLFVNIREQTSAEAAVREIKALYDHHVAIAHFQASTASILQISPFP, translated from the coding sequence ATGATTCGTAGACTAAATCAATCCCTACTCGCGTTCCTTTGTCCTTTTGGAATGTTTTTTGCCTTTGTCATAGAGGCAGATCCAACACGTGATCCATTTGAATCCTTACATGGCCCAAACATATATTCTCAGGATTATATCAACCAACAACCTGGGGTACTCACGTTAGGTGAACTTTTGAAGTCCGTAGAGAAATCTTATCCATTAGTTCTTGCAGCAGAAAAACTTTTAACGGAAGCCGAGTACAACTATCTCGCAGCCGAAGGGGCCTTTGATTTACAATTTAAATCAATGGGAACCACAAAACCTATGGGTTATTATACAAACAATGCTGCAGATGCTGTATTTGAAAAACCAACACCACTTGGGGGAACTTCCTTTTTCGCTGGTTATCGGATTGGGCGTGGAACCTTTCCCGTTTATGATGGGAGGAGAGAAACAAACGATCATGGTGAAGTTCGGGCGGGTGCTATCTTTCCCCTGATGCGCAATCGAGAGATTGATAAAAACAGAGCCGATATCAAAAAGGCAGACCTTGACCGAAGACTGGCTGAACTCTCCATTCAAAAACTGAAAATCGAAGTTACGAAAGAGGCCACAAGAAGGTATTGGAAATGGGTGGCCAGTGGCCAAGAATATTTGGTCAACAAAGACTTGTTAGCAATAGCAAAAAACAGACAAGATCAAATTTCCCAACGTATTAAGTTAGGTGACATCCCAAAAATGGAAGGAACGGAAAATGACCGCGCCATTTTACAAAGAGAATCTCAATTTGTTTCTGCAGAACGAGAGATGCAAAAAGCTGCTATCGATTTATCTTTATTCTTACGTGCCCCCGATGGAAATTTAATCCTTCCGACAACGAACAGATTGCCCATTGGATTTCCGAAACCCATTGATTATAAAAAAGTGGAATTGGAAAAAAGTATCAAACTCGCTTGGAAATTCAGACCGGAACTACAAGACTTCGAATTCAAACGAGACAAAGTTCGAGTAGACCAGGACATGGGATACAATTCATTAAAACCGCAAGTGGATTTAGTGGTCGCAGGTTCCCAAGACTTTGGGCCAGGTTCTGTCACAAAGGCCAAACCGGAACTCGAAGCCTCTCTCATCCTGAACATTCCCATCCAAACCAAAAGGCCGAGAGGTCTTATTGGTGCCGCTGAAGCAAAGATTGCCCAACTGGATCAAGAATTACAATTTTCAAAAGACAAAATCAAAACGGAAGTCCAAGATTCCATATCTGAGGTGATTGCTTCAGCAAAACGCGTAACAGTGACTCAAAATGAAGTCGAACTTGCACGAAAATTAGAAGAGATGGAAAGAGAACGATTTGCACTAGGTGATTCCACTCTGCTATTCGTGAACATTCGTGAACAAACAAGCGCGGAAGCTGCAGTTCGAGAAATTAAGGCCTTGTACGATCACCATGTAGCCATTGCCCATTTCCAAGCTTCCACAGCTTCAATCCTACAAATTTCTCCATTTCCTTAA
- a CDS encoding flagellar FlbD family protein — MVILHRLKGAEFVLNADLIETIEANPDTIITLVNEKKFIVQEPVADVVEKVIAYQTRIHNLPRVGERRPEET; from the coding sequence TTGGTCATTTTACATCGACTTAAAGGTGCGGAATTTGTTCTCAATGCAGATTTGATTGAGACCATTGAAGCAAATCCAGATACGATCATCACTCTTGTGAATGAAAAGAAATTCATTGTACAAGAGCCTGTTGCGGACGTTGTGGAAAAGGTAATCGCTTACCAAACAAGAATCCACAACCTTCCCCGAGTTGGTGAAAGAAGGCCTGAGGAAACATAA
- the kdsB gene encoding 3-deoxy-manno-octulosonate cytidylyltransferase: MSDQILGVIPARYASTRLPGKPLALIGTKPMIQWTYHHASLSKSIHRLVVATDDQRIHETVIAFGGESVLTSPDHPTGTDRIIEVAEKFPNYGIILNIQGDEPGMEPNLMDGVLALKTKHRNWEMTTAAVPFTHQEDPKDPNKVKVVFDRTGRANYFSRSPIPASFKGEATYHRHLGIYAYERDFLMNYNHLPTSDWETVESLEQLRALQNGSTIGVYLSDKANLGVDSPADLEVVIRDFKEKGLI, encoded by the coding sequence ATGTCCGACCAAATCCTCGGTGTGATCCCTGCGCGCTACGCGAGCACAAGACTCCCCGGAAAACCACTGGCCCTCATTGGCACAAAACCAATGATCCAGTGGACTTACCACCACGCATCCCTTTCTAAATCTATCCACCGTTTGGTGGTCGCAACCGATGACCAAAGAATTCATGAGACAGTCATAGCCTTCGGTGGGGAATCGGTTCTCACAAGTCCTGACCATCCGACCGGCACAGATCGTATCATCGAAGTCGCAGAAAAATTTCCTAACTACGGAATCATTCTAAACATCCAAGGCGATGAACCCGGGATGGAACCAAATCTCATGGATGGGGTTTTGGCTTTAAAAACCAAACATAGAAATTGGGAAATGACCACAGCGGCAGTTCCTTTTACTCACCAAGAAGATCCAAAAGATCCTAACAAAGTAAAGGTGGTCTTTGACAGAACCGGACGTGCTAATTATTTTTCTCGTTCTCCGATCCCTGCTTCTTTTAAAGGTGAGGCAACTTACCATCGGCATTTAGGAATTTATGCTTATGAAAGAGATTTTTTAATGAATTATAACCATCTACCCACTTCCGATTGGGAAACGGTAGAGTCATTGGAACAACTTCGTGCTTTGCAGAATGGATCAACGATTGGCGTTTATCTTTCGGATAAAGCCAACTTGGGTGTGGATTCCCCTGCCGATTTAGAAGTGGTGATTCGCGATTTCAAAGAGAAGGGATTGATTTAG
- a CDS encoding cation:proton antiporter has protein sequence MHGEESLLQDIGLSIIFATVLSHIARVLKQPLILGYIIGGAMLGKEMGFELVTNEASIELISEIGLILLLFIIGLEINLAELAKMGKAMFTLGILQFTLSVAFVYSVFPFFGLSIGSEKFDLLYIAVALSLSSTLIVVKLLQDKVEINTLSGKLTVGVLVFQDIWAILFMGVQPNLNNPEILKILTSVGIIVLLIAFSFSVSRYVLAKLYKACASSPELILLTSIMWCFFVCGIAGKVGLSKEMGALVAGMSIAAFPYGADVISKLIGIRDFFVTLFFVALGLKVPLPSLEVIGLSAAIITLMLFVRMITIAPVIIKLNKGVRNGFLTALNLAQISEFSLVILALGAGFEHITPKLQAVILTSTIIASVLSTYIIMYNHNIAATFERLLARVGISDQAEESGKDDKSGHGGHGGHGDGMVRDIIVLGYFRIARAFVEYLEDLSPSLIKRIIIADYNPAFKEELTNKGFLWAYADLAHPDSLSHIGLHDASMVICTISDSFLKGTNNNRLLSTLSKLAPNAKIILTSDEPGEAKKLVADGAQKVIIPGVITGEFLYDYISRGMRNNEREVS, from the coding sequence ATGCACGGGGAAGAGTCGCTATTACAAGACATCGGTCTTAGTATTATTTTCGCTACAGTCTTAAGTCACATTGCCAGAGTCCTCAAACAACCGTTAATTTTAGGTTATATTATCGGTGGGGCTATGCTCGGCAAGGAAATGGGTTTTGAGCTTGTCACCAATGAAGCAAGTATCGAACTCATTTCAGAAATTGGACTCATCCTACTACTTTTCATCATCGGATTAGAAATCAACTTGGCTGAACTCGCAAAAATGGGTAAGGCTATGTTCACTCTGGGAATCCTTCAGTTTACACTTTCCGTTGCCTTTGTATATTCCGTGTTTCCTTTTTTCGGGCTGTCCATCGGTTCTGAAAAATTTGATCTCCTCTATATTGCTGTCGCACTCTCCCTTAGTTCTACACTAATCGTTGTTAAGTTACTACAGGACAAAGTTGAAATCAATACCCTCTCAGGAAAACTAACCGTAGGGGTTTTGGTTTTTCAAGACATTTGGGCCATTTTGTTTATGGGGGTCCAACCTAACTTAAACAACCCTGAAATCTTAAAAATTCTCACTTCTGTTGGGATCATCGTTTTACTCATCGCCTTTAGTTTTAGTGTCAGTCGTTACGTTTTAGCTAAGTTGTACAAAGCCTGCGCGAGTAGCCCAGAACTCATTCTATTAACATCAATTATGTGGTGTTTTTTTGTTTGTGGGATTGCAGGTAAAGTGGGACTATCCAAAGAAATGGGTGCTCTTGTTGCCGGTATGAGTATTGCAGCTTTCCCTTATGGTGCCGATGTCATATCCAAACTGATTGGTATCCGAGACTTTTTTGTGACTCTATTCTTTGTGGCTCTCGGACTAAAAGTACCTCTTCCTAGTTTGGAAGTCATCGGACTATCAGCAGCTATCATCACTCTTATGTTATTTGTAAGGATGATTACCATTGCTCCTGTCATCATCAAACTTAACAAAGGGGTTCGAAATGGTTTCTTAACTGCACTCAACCTAGCACAGATTTCAGAATTCTCTCTCGTTATTTTAGCGTTAGGTGCCGGATTCGAACACATCACTCCAAAACTACAAGCGGTGATTTTAACTTCGACCATCATTGCATCAGTTCTCTCCACATACATCATTATGTATAACCATAACATAGCGGCGACGTTCGAAAGATTACTTGCTCGTGTAGGAATTTCTGACCAAGCGGAAGAATCTGGAAAGGATGACAAATCAGGTCACGGTGGGCATGGAGGACATGGTGATGGAATGGTGCGAGACATCATTGTCCTTGGATATTTCCGAATTGCTCGGGCCTTTGTGGAATACTTAGAAGACTTATCTCCGTCCCTTATCAAACGGATCATCATTGCTGACTACAATCCGGCCTTCAAAGAGGAACTCACAAACAAAGGATTCCTTTGGGCCTATGCCGACCTTGCCCATCCGGATTCTTTATCTCATATTGGCCTTCATGACGCTTCGATGGTCATCTGCACCATTTCTGACTCGTTCTTAAAAGGAACCAATAACAACCGTTTGCTTTCTACTCTTAGCAAACTCGCACCCAACGCAAAAATCATTCTCACTAGTGATGAACCAGGGGAAGCTAAAAAGTTAGTGGCGGATGGAGCCCAAAAAGTCATCATCCCCGGAGTAATCACTGGAGAATTTTTGTATGACTATATCTCTCGAGGGATGAGAAATAACGAAAGAGAAGTATCGTAA
- a CDS encoding HlyD family secretion protein, producing MSQKWKLHKNLPSYRLVQTALPAQSLAYLLTIIFFLSLLILLYVPWQQTTMGFGRVVAYAPLDRQQVIESPISGRVVKWHVHEGTRVKKGDPIIDISDNDPNFISRIREEKNALLQRLEAARAREDNIRSRIISLRSSRGSAVDAADSRRMMAKDRVRASEQAVDAAKAALKTANLNLDRQKQLWEKGLTSKRTLELAELEHTNAETGLDRAKATYDAAIKEERALYSDTGKVAQDAEASINDAKASLASAQSEVARVLEDLPKLEARLSRQETQEIFAPRDGTIMRILVNPDTQQVKEGDGVAILVPDAEDKAVELFISGNDIPLVGEGRKVRLQFQGYPVLQISGWPETAVGTFGGTVKLVDITDNGSGNFRVLVIPDRDDRKWPSSRYLRQGVRAKGWIFLNRVSVGYELWRRFNDFPPNLPMDDPEMKSLLDETGSGDKVK from the coding sequence ATGTCACAAAAATGGAAACTTCATAAAAATTTACCTTCCTATCGTTTGGTACAAACAGCTTTGCCTGCACAAAGCCTTGCTTATCTACTTACCATCATTTTCTTTTTGAGTCTTCTCATTCTATTATACGTTCCTTGGCAACAAACTACGATGGGATTTGGAAGGGTTGTTGCTTATGCACCCCTAGACCGTCAACAAGTCATCGAATCTCCCATCAGTGGACGTGTTGTAAAATGGCATGTACACGAAGGAACAAGAGTCAAAAAGGGAGATCCAATCATTGATATTTCCGATAACGATCCAAATTTTATTAGTAGGATCCGGGAAGAAAAAAATGCACTTTTACAACGATTAGAAGCAGCAAGAGCCAGAGAAGATAACATTCGTTCGCGGATCATTAGTTTACGTTCTTCCCGAGGTAGTGCTGTGGATGCGGCAGACTCCAGAAGGATGATGGCAAAAGATCGAGTACGTGCCAGCGAACAAGCAGTAGATGCAGCAAAGGCTGCTTTAAAAACTGCCAATCTTAATTTAGATCGTCAAAAACAATTGTGGGAAAAAGGCCTCACGTCCAAACGAACATTGGAACTGGCAGAACTAGAACATACCAATGCAGAGACGGGTCTTGATCGCGCAAAAGCAACCTACGATGCAGCCATCAAAGAAGAAAGGGCTTTGTACAGCGATACGGGAAAAGTGGCCCAAGATGCAGAAGCATCCATCAATGATGCAAAAGCATCCTTAGCATCAGCACAATCCGAAGTGGCTCGTGTTTTGGAAGACCTTCCTAAACTCGAAGCTAGGTTATCTAGACAAGAAACCCAAGAAATATTTGCCCCTAGAGACGGAACCATCATGCGAATTTTGGTGAACCCTGACACCCAACAAGTAAAAGAAGGGGACGGGGTTGCAATTCTTGTTCCCGATGCGGAAGACAAAGCAGTAGAACTTTTTATCTCCGGCAACGATATACCACTCGTTGGTGAAGGAAGAAAGGTTCGATTACAATTCCAAGGATACCCTGTTTTACAAATCAGCGGTTGGCCTGAAACTGCTGTGGGAACTTTTGGTGGAACTGTTAAACTTGTTGATATTACTGACAATGGCTCTGGAAATTTCCGAGTGCTTGTCATTCCCGATAGAGATGATAGAAAATGGCCGTCTAGCCGTTATCTCAGACAAGGAGTAAGAGCCAAAGGTTGGATTTTTCTTAACCGTGTGAGTGTTGGTTATGAACTATGGAGAAGGTTTAACGACTTCCCACCAAACTTACCAATGGATGACCCAGAAATGAAATCATTGTTAGATGAAACTGGAAGTGGGGATAAGGTCAAATGA
- a CDS encoding ankyrin repeat domain-containing protein, with translation MKNILLIFLVILVVGCSSSADKIVKKYNQSMTVSDQERTNWFPNAESVNKYDKSYKSPLYYTASYGDFDTFNHLINIGADYQIKDLFGNNLLSVASGLMRYDDNCKNQCLENRISSKLKIIKILKNKGLSPLNAEGENVAVISAISSSFFEPIPLLFSETDLKNKSTRLGNELVGCYRPDEDLYYSGFQDQAETRYRDKIKILNFFQNKGVKFDKGRICKLEGFEKGNLLKIKLEFIALAKQM, from the coding sequence ATGAAGAACATATTACTAATATTTCTAGTTATTTTAGTTGTAGGATGCTCAAGTTCTGCAGATAAAATCGTAAAAAAGTATAACCAAAGTATGACTGTATCTGATCAAGAAAGAACTAATTGGTTTCCGAATGCTGAAAGCGTTAACAAATACGATAAAAGTTACAAGTCTCCTCTCTATTATACTGCTAGTTATGGTGACTTTGATACATTCAATCATCTAATCAATATTGGTGCTGATTATCAAATTAAAGATTTATTTGGAAATAATCTACTTAGCGTCGCTTCTGGACTTATGAGGTATGATGACAATTGTAAGAATCAATGCCTAGAAAATAGAATTAGCAGTAAATTGAAAATTATCAAAATTCTTAAAAACAAAGGTCTTTCTCCACTAAACGCAGAAGGCGAAAACGTAGCCGTGATTTCTGCAATTAGTTCATCCTTTTTCGAACCTATCCCTCTACTATTTTCCGAAACGGATTTAAAAAACAAATCAACTCGTTTAGGGAACGAACTCGTCGGCTGTTATCGACCAGATGAAGATCTTTATTATTCTGGATTCCAAGATCAGGCGGAAACAAGATATCGAGACAAAATTAAAATCTTAAATTTTTTCCAAAACAAAGGTGTTAAGTTTGATAAAGGGAGAATTTGTAAATTAGAAGGTTTTGAAAAAGGTAATCTTCTTAAAATCAAACTAGAATTTATCGCACTAGCAAAACAAATGTAA
- a CDS encoding YdeI/OmpD-associated family protein, with protein MTQLDTIPTIEFKSQKTFETWLDKNHKSSNGIWLKIFKKDSGIKTISYAEALDVALCYGWIDSQKQKFDEQAWLQKFSPRKAKSIWSKVNIGHVERLTNEGKMKPAGLKAVEEAKADSRWEKAYDSPSKMSVPDDFLSALSKNKKAEKFFKSLNKTNLFSIGFRIHTAKKIETREKRIKDIIEKLAKGEKL; from the coding sequence ATGACTCAATTAGATACAATACCAACGATAGAATTTAAATCACAAAAAACTTTTGAAACTTGGCTTGATAAGAATCACAAAAGTTCTAATGGAATTTGGTTAAAAATATTTAAAAAAGATTCCGGAATCAAAACCATCAGTTACGCAGAAGCCCTTGATGTTGCACTATGTTATGGTTGGATTGATAGCCAAAAACAAAAGTTTGACGAACAGGCATGGTTGCAAAAATTCTCTCCCCGAAAAGCCAAAAGCATTTGGTCAAAAGTCAACATTGGACATGTTGAAAGATTAACCAATGAAGGAAAAATGAAACCTGCTGGATTAAAGGCAGTCGAAGAAGCTAAAGCAGATAGTAGATGGGAAAAGGCATACGATTCACCAAGTAAAATGAGTGTGCCAGATGATTTTTTATCAGCACTCAGCAAAAACAAAAAAGCAGAAAAGTTCTTCAAGAGTCTCAATAAGACAAATCTTTTCTCTATTGGATTTCGAATTCACACAGCAAAAAAAATAGAAACAAGAGAAAAACGAATCAAAGATATTATTGAAAAGTTAGCAAAAGGGGAAAAACTTTAA
- a CDS encoding alpha/beta hydrolase: MTLTLILIILLITFFLNQVYRFSHFTDKIGNTKKPEDFSILDLLKVFLIGIRIPKPVDHIRINNNYTSHFLEFRNIKLNYWLSKNTKSPTIVILFHGYAVSKTQLFDESEFFISNGYSTVLVDFRGSGQSSESYTGMGTYESKDVFQIFNLFKHKYKNKKIILFGHSLGSVAILRAIYKYKIDPAAIILQAPFDSFLNTTRNRFRILKIPYFPFAEFLVLFGSVTLFTNLLAFNPYKYAKELNIPVLYLIGEKDNRVFLEDIQRIVYNTKSYKSLAIISKASHDYLYASNKQDWKKYIMEFLTNLNKLHSI, translated from the coding sequence ATGACATTAACATTAATTCTAATAATTCTATTGATAACTTTTTTCTTAAACCAAGTTTATCGATTTTCTCATTTTACAGACAAAATTGGAAATACTAAAAAACCTGAGGATTTTTCGATACTTGATTTATTAAAAGTATTTTTAATAGGAATAAGAATACCAAAACCAGTCGACCACATTCGTATTAATAACAATTATACTTCTCACTTCTTAGAATTTAGAAATATAAAACTTAACTACTGGCTTTCTAAAAATACTAAGTCACCTACTATTGTTATTTTATTTCATGGATACGCAGTTTCAAAAACGCAATTATTCGATGAATCAGAATTCTTTATTTCGAATGGATACTCTACAGTATTAGTAGATTTTCGTGGAAGTGGTCAATCTTCCGAATCTTATACAGGAATGGGAACTTATGAATCAAAAGACGTCTTCCAAATTTTTAATCTTTTTAAACACAAATATAAGAACAAAAAAATAATTCTGTTTGGTCATTCCTTAGGTAGCGTTGCGATTCTTCGGGCAATTTATAAATACAAAATTGATCCTGCAGCTATCATTCTTCAGGCTCCGTTTGATTCTTTTCTAAATACAACCAGAAATAGATTTAGAATTCTAAAAATTCCCTACTTTCCTTTTGCTGAATTTTTGGTTTTATTTGGGAGTGTTACTCTATTTACAAATCTTTTAGCATTCAATCCATACAAATATGCAAAAGAGTTAAATATCCCGGTTTTATATTTAATTGGTGAAAAAGATAACAGGGTATTTCTTGAAGATATTCAACGAATTGTATATAATACAAAATCGTATAAATCCTTAGCAATTATTTCAAAGGCATCTCATGATTACCTTTACGCTTCGAATAAACAAGATTGGAAGAAATATATTATGGAATTTCTGACCAATTTAAATAAACTACATAGCATATAA
- a CDS encoding flagellar basal body-associated FliL family protein: MGDREVDEEEGGLAEGSSASAGMSPIVKWLLYIAAAIFGIIIVTVISMFVAQKTATSVFKQQKNISLVKAPPPLEVYTFQEEFRVNTSDVGESHFVKLKMSLGFESGQPALSAELAARVAQMQNIINLVIARKTKDDLKSITNQLDLREEIKAHLNHILTNGKIKEVYFTEFLVN, from the coding sequence ATGGGTGACCGTGAAGTAGATGAAGAAGAAGGTGGGTTAGCCGAAGGTAGTTCCGCCTCTGCAGGGATGTCCCCCATTGTCAAATGGTTATTGTACATTGCTGCTGCGATTTTTGGAATTATCATTGTAACCGTTATATCAATGTTTGTTGCTCAAAAAACGGCAACAAGTGTGTTTAAACAACAAAAGAATATCTCTCTTGTGAAAGCTCCCCCTCCTTTGGAAGTTTACACATTTCAAGAAGAATTTAGAGTGAATACTTCTGATGTTGGTGAATCACACTTTGTGAAGTTAAAGATGTCTCTTGGATTTGAATCTGGACAACCTGCTCTTTCAGCGGAACTAGCAGCACGTGTGGCTCAAATGCAAAACATCATTAACCTTGTCATTGCACGTAAAACAAAAGACGATTTAAAATCCATTACCAACCAATTGGATTTACGTGAGGAAATCAAAGCCCACTTAAATCACATTTTGACCAATGGAAAAATCAAAGAGGTTTACTTTACCGAGTTCTTGGTAAACTAG